A DNA window from Bradyrhizobium barranii subsp. barranii contains the following coding sequences:
- a CDS encoding IclR family transcriptional regulator, with amino-acid sequence MDRANSARSARGTAEPRQGAQAIRRALAVLRILAAGREDGVPLAEVVRATGLTRPTVHRIVHVLIEEGIVERYGRTGRYAIGNQVPELALARPRPSRLLVAANPSLRRASTEIGDTLFLTVRTGNDTLCVDRRIGIYPIQVLSIEVGARRPLGVSSAGVAILAAMPAQDARKIVAANEKRFEAYRTDVASVLGQVTAARRLGYGMREIGLVQGTKSISTWIKTPDGQPAAAITVSAVRTRLGPRREQEVAEILLREARIIERAIGGNVS; translated from the coding sequence ATGGACAGAGCAAACTCCGCAAGATCCGCCCGCGGAACGGCGGAGCCGCGACAGGGCGCGCAGGCGATCCGACGCGCGCTCGCGGTGCTGCGTATTCTTGCCGCAGGGCGCGAAGACGGCGTACCGCTGGCCGAGGTCGTGCGCGCGACCGGCCTCACCCGCCCGACCGTGCATCGCATCGTCCACGTGCTGATCGAGGAAGGCATCGTCGAACGTTACGGGCGAACCGGCCGCTACGCGATCGGCAACCAGGTGCCGGAGCTCGCACTTGCGCGCCCGCGGCCGTCGCGGCTGCTGGTCGCGGCAAATCCGTCGCTGCGGCGTGCCTCCACCGAGATCGGCGACACGCTGTTTCTGACGGTGCGGACCGGCAACGACACGCTGTGCGTCGATCGCAGGATCGGAATCTATCCGATCCAGGTGCTGTCGATCGAGGTCGGCGCGCGGCGGCCGCTCGGCGTCAGCAGCGCAGGCGTCGCCATCCTCGCCGCGATGCCGGCTCAGGACGCGCGAAAAATCGTCGCGGCCAACGAGAAGCGATTCGAGGCCTACCGGACCGACGTCGCGTCGGTGCTCGGCCAGGTCACCGCCGCGAGACGGCTGGGGTACGGCATGAGGGAGATCGGCCTCGTGCAGGGCACGAAATCGATCTCCACCTGGATCAAGACCCCGGACGGACAGCCTGCCGCAGCGATCACCGTCTCCGCCGTTCGGACGAGGCTCGGCCCGCGACGCGAGCAGGAGGTTGCGGAGATTTTGCTGCGGGAGGCGCGGATCATCGAGCGGGCGATCGGCGGGAACGTTAGCTAG
- a CDS encoding Bug family tripartite tricarboxylate transporter substrate binding protein, with amino-acid sequence MRLIWIAIAAATAMLAGPASGQQWPARSVKLIVPYPAGGNVDSAARIVADKLQEKLGQPFIIENKAGAGGMIAGEAFAKSAPDGYTLFVGANGPVLFATEINKREAYNWKKDFLPISTISMTPLVLEVHPSVQATTFKEFIELAKREPGKLTMASPGPGTTNHLLSELMQSSLDLQWVTAHYRGNAPAINDLLGGQVQFAFDQLTVSLQHIKAGLFRALAVTSPHRLKSLPDVPTFAELGYKDFDGQTFTGLFAPAGTPAPIVDKLHETLVAILKDPGVIDKFEKLGGESTPMTPDEFKAYLAREDAKWIPVVRKANIKAD; translated from the coding sequence ATGAGATTAATCTGGATTGCCATAGCTGCTGCCACTGCGATGCTGGCGGGACCCGCATCGGGCCAGCAATGGCCGGCGCGCAGCGTCAAGCTGATCGTGCCCTATCCGGCCGGCGGCAACGTCGACAGCGCGGCGCGCATCGTCGCCGACAAGCTCCAGGAAAAGCTCGGCCAGCCCTTCATCATCGAGAACAAGGCCGGCGCCGGCGGCATGATCGCGGGCGAAGCCTTCGCGAAATCGGCGCCCGACGGTTACACGCTGTTCGTCGGCGCCAACGGCCCGGTGCTGTTCGCGACCGAGATCAACAAGCGTGAAGCCTATAACTGGAAGAAGGATTTTCTTCCGATCTCGACGATCTCGATGACGCCGCTGGTGCTCGAAGTGCACCCGTCCGTGCAGGCCACGACGTTCAAGGAATTCATCGAGCTCGCCAAGCGCGAGCCCGGCAAGCTGACGATGGCCTCGCCCGGCCCCGGTACCACCAACCATCTGCTCAGCGAGCTCATGCAGTCGAGCCTCGACCTGCAATGGGTTACCGCGCATTACCGCGGCAACGCGCCGGCGATCAACGATCTCCTGGGTGGCCAGGTGCAGTTCGCATTCGACCAGCTCACGGTCAGCCTCCAGCACATCAAGGCCGGCCTGTTCCGCGCGCTCGCCGTCACCAGCCCGCATCGCCTGAAGTCACTGCCTGACGTGCCGACCTTCGCCGAGCTCGGCTACAAGGACTTCGACGGCCAGACCTTTACGGGCCTGTTCGCGCCTGCCGGCACGCCGGCGCCGATCGTCGACAAACTTCACGAGACGCTGGTTGCGATCCTGAAAGATCCCGGTGTGATCGACAAGTTCGAAAAGCTTGGCGGCGAATCCACCCCGATGACGCCGGACGAGTTCAAGGCCTATCTCGCGCGCGAGGACGCCAAGTGGATTCCGGTCGTGCGTAAGGCCAACATCAAGGCTGACTGA
- a CDS encoding flavin reductase family protein: protein MRIDPTELGAERIYRLMTGVVVPRPIAWVTSLSRSGALNLAPFSAFTFVSQKPPMLAISVGRKGADYKDTAHNILDTEEYVIHIADTPLMSAVHDSSVEHPPEISEVEHLGLETLPCERIKVPRLAAAPVAMECRFRQCLEFGEARSRLIVGEVVMFHIRDGLVNDGKVETAALDPIARIGGPRYARLGEIVTLNTVFQTPKSKD, encoded by the coding sequence ATGCGGATCGACCCCACCGAGCTCGGCGCGGAGCGCATCTACCGGCTGATGACCGGCGTCGTGGTGCCGCGCCCGATCGCCTGGGTCACGAGCCTGTCGCGCTCCGGCGCGCTCAACCTCGCCCCCTTCAGCGCCTTCACCTTCGTCTCGCAGAAGCCGCCGATGCTCGCCATCAGCGTCGGCCGCAAGGGCGCCGACTACAAGGACACCGCGCACAACATCCTCGACACCGAGGAATATGTGATCCACATCGCCGATACCCCGCTGATGTCCGCAGTGCACGACAGCTCGGTCGAGCATCCGCCTGAAATCAGCGAGGTCGAGCATCTCGGGCTGGAGACGCTGCCGTGCGAGCGGATCAAGGTGCCGCGGCTTGCGGCGGCACCCGTCGCGATGGAGTGCCGCTTCCGGCAGTGCCTCGAATTCGGCGAGGCCCGCAGCCGGCTCATCGTCGGCGAGGTCGTGATGTTCCACATCCGCGACGGCCTCGTGAACGACGGCAAGGTCGAAACCGCGGCGCTCGACCCGATCGCGCGCATCGGCGGGCCGCGCTACGCCCGTCTCGGCGAGATCGTGACGCTGAACACCGTCTTCCAGACGCCCAAATCCAAAGACTGA
- a CDS encoding fumarylacetoacetate hydrolase family protein codes for MRLVSYLLDGEPRYGAAVDGGVVDLTRRIGRDFSDVKALIAANALADAQEAVAGQKPDHALESLVLLPPVLAPEKLWCIGVNYAERNAEYKDSSDLPKYPSLFVRSMSSMTGSGQPLEKPRVSDQLDYEGELVIVIGQGGRHIPREQAFAHIFGMTLCNEGTIRDWLRHGKFNVTQGKNFDRSGSIGPWIVTSDELDPRGPHDIITRVNGEVRQQDTTERLMFPFDFLISYLSTFATLKPGDMIVTGTPTGAGARFDPPRWLRVGDVVEVESSHIGVLRNTVAAEQ; via the coding sequence ATGCGACTCGTAAGCTATCTCTTGGACGGAGAGCCGCGCTATGGCGCGGCGGTTGATGGCGGTGTCGTCGATCTGACCAGGCGGATCGGACGCGACTTCTCCGACGTGAAAGCGCTGATCGCGGCCAACGCGCTTGCGGACGCGCAGGAAGCGGTGGCTGGACAAAAGCCCGACCACGCGCTGGAAAGCCTCGTCCTGCTTCCTCCAGTGCTGGCGCCGGAAAAGCTCTGGTGCATCGGCGTCAACTACGCCGAACGCAATGCCGAGTATAAAGACAGCTCGGACCTGCCCAAATATCCCAGCCTGTTCGTGCGCAGCATGTCGTCGATGACCGGCTCCGGCCAGCCGCTGGAGAAGCCCAGGGTCTCGGATCAGCTCGACTATGAAGGCGAGCTCGTCATCGTGATCGGGCAGGGCGGCCGTCACATCCCGCGCGAACAGGCCTTCGCTCACATCTTCGGCATGACCCTGTGCAACGAGGGCACGATCCGCGACTGGCTGCGCCACGGCAAGTTCAACGTCACCCAGGGCAAGAATTTCGATCGCTCCGGCAGCATCGGGCCGTGGATCGTCACGTCTGACGAGCTCGATCCGCGCGGGCCTCATGACATCATCACGCGCGTCAACGGCGAGGTGCGGCAGCAGGACACGACCGAGCGGCTGATGTTCCCGTTCGATTTCCTGATCTCCTATCTCTCGACCTTTGCCACCCTGAAGCCCGGCGACATGATCGTAACGGGCACGCCGACGGGCGCGGGCGCGCGTTTCGATCCGCCGCGCTGGCTTAGGGTGGGCGACGTCGTCGAGGTCGAGTCGAGTCATATCGGCGTTCTGCGCAACACCGTCGCCGCGGAGCAGTAA